One genomic region from Homalodisca vitripennis isolate AUS2020 chromosome 6, UT_GWSS_2.1, whole genome shotgun sequence encodes:
- the LOC124364363 gene encoding uncharacterized protein LOC124364363, with translation MLQTNLEGPKFRIKFFLKPGSHSEFYEEVTRPLLTVVAEMERRHHLLVEAIKGKDLEILEYKLEGGQISRKAVETTPFDLNAFSTKCAEDVSTTKSVVVSHPSQTFTPFTQDLMEKISAAPILPSKTLSFREEKVTVKKTSTIKLKSPSKNKKPKMYDDDDEDEDCGMNNETKQDQNQTEVKQEDQTKQRKSKENRRVKKVLTNL, from the exons ATGTTACAGACAAATTTGGAAGGTCCCAAATTCAGAATAAAGTTTTTTCTGAAGCCAGGAAGTCACAGTGAA TTTTACGAGGAGGTGACCCGACCTCTGCTAACTGTAGTTGCTGAGATGGAGAGACGGCATCACCTTCTGGTCGAGGCTATCAAGGGCAAGGACCTGGAGATACTCGAGTATAAGCTGGAAGGAGGACAGATATCACGCA aaGCGGTTGAGACTACGCCATTTGACTTGAATGCGTTTTCTACAAAGTGCGCAGAAGATGTTAGCACTACTAAGTCTGTTGTCGTTTCTCATCCTTCCCAAACATTTACACCTTTCACGCAAGATTTGATGGAGAAAATTTCAGCCGCTCCAAT ATTACcttcaaaaacattatcattCAGAGAAGAAAAAGTAACTGTTAAGAAGAcgtcaacaataaaattaaaatctcccTCCAAGAATAAAAAACCCAAG ATGTACGACgatgatgatgaagatgaagaCTGTGGTATGAACAATGAAACAAAACAGGATCAAAATCAGACAGAAGTAAAGCAAGAAGATCAGACCAAACAAAGAAAATCAAAAGAAAACCGAAgagtaaaaaaagtgttaacaaatttgtga